The DNA region TCATCCACTTGATAAGGCTTTACGTGAAATTATGAAATCATTTATTCGAATGGGGTATTCTGTAGAAGAGGGCCCTGAGATTGAAGAAGATTTTTATAATTTCGAGTGCTTGAATTTACCTAAAGACCACCCTGCCCGCGATATGCAGGATTCATTTTATATTACTCCTGAAATTTTACTTCGTACTCACACATCTCCTGTGCAGGTTCGGACACTTCGAAAGCATATACCTAATTCACCAATCAGAATGATTGCACCGGGAAAAGTTTTTCGGTGGGATAATGATGCAACCCATTCTCCAGTATTTCATCAGGTAGAAGGATTGGTTGTTGATAAGGGCATTAAATTTTCTGATTTAAAAGGGACTTTGGAAATATTTCTGAAGGATTTGTTTGGGGCTGATACAAAAATTCGTTTTCGTGCGAGTTATTTTCCTTTTACAGAGCCTTCAGCAGAAGTTGATATTTCCTTTGCTTCCAGAACACATTCTGAAAGTAATGATCCCGATTGGCTTGAAATACTTGGCTGCGGTATGGTGCACAACATGGTTCTGAAATTAAATGGATATGATCCAAACATTGTAAGTGGGTTTGCTTTTGGTATGGGAATTGAGCGCATTGCTATGTTGCTTTATGGAATTGATGATCTCAGAAATTTCTATGAAAATGATATCAGATTCTTGGAACAGTTCTGATCGGGAGGAGAGAAAATGAATGTTTCTTTAAAATGGTTGGGAACGCTTGTTGATATAAAAGGTCTTGATCCGGAAGAAATGGCAGAGACTCTGACGATAGATGGAATACCAGTTGAACGTGTCATTTATCCTGGGAAAGGGATTAGTGGGGTTGTTACCGGAAAGATCTTATCGGTCGAAAAGCATCCTAACGCAGATAAGCTGGTTATTTGCCATGTGGATGTTGGCAGACCAGATTCCATTCAAATTGTAACGGGGGCAAATAATGTAAAGGAAGGATTGATTGTTCCCGTAGCATTAGATGGAGCGCATGTGCCTGCAAAACATGATGCTGGAACCCCTGGCGGACTAAAGTATGGTGATATAAAAATCAAAGCGGGTGAACTTCGTGGCGTGAAATCGGCAGGAATGATGTGTTCCTGTAGTGAACTTGGTTTGGACGAGAATTTATTCCCCGGTGTCAATAAGGAAGGAATTATGATTCTTCCTGCAGATACGCAAGTGGGGGTCGACTTTCATACTTTGTATGATTTGGATGATGTGATTTTTGAAATGGAATTAACTGCTAATCGTGCAGATTGTTTTAGTATGATTGGAATGGCGCTTGAAGTAGGTGCTGTTTTCAAAAGAAAAGTAACGCTTCCTTTTATAAATGTGGCTGAAAGTGGAATGCCTATCCAGGGGCGTGCTGCTGTACATATTTCTGATGCTAGATATTGTAAACGTTTTTGCGGACGTTTGATGGAAAATATAAAAATGGGTCGTTCTCCGATGTGGATGGAGAACCGTTTGCGCAGTAATGGAATTCGACCAATCAATAATATTGTGGATGCAGCGAATTATGTTATGCTTGAAATTGGACAACCGCTCCATACTTATGATTATGATAAAGTAGAAGGAAATGAATTGACCTGTCGGTTTGCAGGTGAGAAAGAAAACTTAAAAACTCTGGATGGCGTTGAACGTATTTTGCATCATACGGATCTTGTTATAGCAGACAAAGCAGGAAATCCTGTTTGTATTGCTGGCGTAATGGGGGGACTTGACTCGGAAATTACTGATAAAACAAAGAGTGTATTTCTGGAAGCGGCAGTGTTTGATAGTGCTTCGGTGCGAAGAACGTCACGGCGGATAGGTCTGCGTTCCGAAGCTTCCGGTCGATATGAAAAAGGAATCAATCCCGCAAGAACAGAAATGGCAATTAATCGGATTTGCCAGTTGCTGATAGAGCAAGGTGCATGTACCGTTGCTCCGGGGCTGTTGGACGAATACCCCATCAAATCAGAACCGCAAATTATCAATACCACAATAGATGAAATTAATGACTATATCGGGATCAAATTAAGTAAAAATGAAATGATTGACATCCTTGAGAGTCTCCACTTTTCAGTGGCGGAAGATAATGGGAAAATACGCGTAACAGTTCCTGATTTCCGTATGGATTTGTATGGAATGCCGGATCTAGCGGAAGAGGTAGCACGTGTATATGGATATTCTAATATACCGATTACCACACCATGGAGCGCGGTCACCAAGGGGATTATGAGTCCATCGCAAGAAGTTCTTTTCAAGGTTACTGATATTCTTGTGGAGAATGGATTATCTCAAGTTGTTAATTACAGCTTCATGGATAAGAATGATTTGAAAAAATTGAATTTCCCTGAAGATAGCAGCGTGTATAATGCTATTTCAATCATGAATCCAATCTCGGATGAATATCCAGATATGAGAACATCATTGCTGCCCGGGCTAATGCATACTCTGCAATACAATCTTTCAAAGAAAAATGATCAGGTAGCTATCTTTGAATATGGACATATTTATGAACCTAAAAGATTTCCATTAGATGAACTTCCCAAAGAATATAGTCTTATTTCAGGACTTATGTGTGGAGGGCCTGCAGAAAATGGATATCCTAATGATCAGAGAGAATATGATTTCTTTGACATCAAGGCAGTTATGGAGAATGTTCTCTCAGCATTATCTATTCGTGATTATAAGATCAGACGTACGAATTATCCTGTTTTCCATCCCGGAGTATCAGCAGAATTTGTAAAAAATGATGTGATTCTTGCACGATTTGGTGAATTACATCCGGCAGTGCTTGATAAATGGAATATAAAAAGAATAGTTTACGGATTCACGATTTCCCTGCCGGATATTATGATTTTTGCAGGAGCTGCGACTAACTATAAAAAAATTCCAAAATTTCCTTCTGCGGAAAGAGATCTTGCGGTTCTTGTACCGGAACAGTTATCAAATGAAAATATCGAAAATATTATTCGGCAGGCTGGGAATAAACATCTGGAAAAATTATATCTTTTTGATCTTTATCAGGGAAAACAGGTACCGGCCGGATTTAAATCTATGGCGTACCGATTGAGTTTCAGAGCGTCAGATCGAACTTTAACTGATGCGGAAGTAGATAATTGGATTGAAACAATCGTAATAAGCTTAGGGAAAGTAAACGTGGTTCTTAGAACATAAGACATGAAAAAAGAAAGCGGTTATTGGCTGTTTTCTTTTTTCATATCTTATTATGTATTTCCAGTTTCTGCAAAAAAAGATGGTATTTGTTATAATGAGGTAAATTTTTGATTGAGGGAAAATAATTATGAGTGATTATGTAGGAAAACATCTTCTTGTAGATTGCTATGGGTGTAAGAAGGAAATACTCTTATCCTCAGCGGAGATCTTAAATACAATGTCTGATAGTGCGGTATATCTAGGGCTTAATGTGGAAGATACTTATTTCCATGATGGTGAAGAAGAAATCACGGTATCTGCCTATGGTCCACGATCACATATTTGTATTCATGCCTATCCGGATATGGGATATGTAGCAATAGATATCTATAGTTTTGATCCGGAACTTATTCCGGCAAAAACCATGAAAGCCATCCGTGCATTATTGAAACCGGAACGTATTCGTGCTACTTCTGTGAAACGAGGGGATATGAGTGCTATTACGGATATGAAACCGATAACAGAATCTAAGACAACTGCATTACGTAAGTTTAGAAATACAGGAAATCGAATCAATAAGGCCGGAAAGAAGGTGGCACATTATATTGTTCAGAAACGCGAAAAAAGAGATGGATTAGGTCCGGAATGAGGAGAAGAGTATTACGCTCAATAAACGGTAGGTTTTCGTTTGACACCAGTTCTGTTTCTTAGTATAATAATTAAGTCATTGTACAGGGTGCTGTGATGCAACCGCTCGTAACCGGCCCAGTAAATGCTTTGTTATGAAGCTGCCGTATACGGCGAGTATAGTATGAAGGAGGTGCACACGTGTACGCAATCATAAAAACAGGTGGAAAGCAGTACTGCGTTGAGGAAGGCAAAATTATTACTGTTGAGAAACTGGATGTAGCTGCAGGTGATGAAGTAACTTTTGAAGAAGTTCTTCTTATATCCGGTGATGCGGTTAAGATTGGACAACCAACTGTTGCGGGGGCTAAAGTTACTGCTAAGGTTCTTGCACAGGGCAAAGAAAAGAAAATCCGTATTTTTAAGTACAAAGCAAAATCCAATTATCGTCGTCGCCAGGGACATCGCCAGCCATTTACGAAAGTACAGATTGAAAAAATTGAAGGCTGATGATTACCGTTACTATGTATCTGAGTGCCGGAGAATTCTGTAAAGGGTTTACAATTAAAGGTCATGCCGACAGTTATGTCGGAGATAGCCAGTATGATCTTGTTTGTGCGGCTGTATCCGCAGTCACGCTGACATGTGCATTGGGACTTCGTGATATCCTTGGAAAACAGGGCACTTATGATTCTGAGAATGGATTTATGAGTGTAAACATTGCAGATAAGGCTGATGAGCAATCAGAACTTCTTGTAAAGACAATGTTGCAGGGACTCAAAATGATTCAGGAAAAATATCCTGATACTATTAAATTGATAAATGTAAAGGGGTGAATTACATGTTACTGTTTGACCTTCAGTTATTCGCTCATAAAAAAGGCGTTTCCAGTACAAAAAACGGTCGTGATTCTAATGCACAGCGTTTAGGAACCAAAATGCATGATGGTATGATTGCAAGACCTGGCAATATTATAGTTCGTCAGAGAGGTACCCACATCCATCCAGGTTTGAATGTAAGGTTGGGAAAAGATGATACACTTTTTGCCGTTGCAGAAGGGAAAATTCATTTTGAACGCCTTGGTCGTGATAGAAGACAAGTTAGTGTATATCCAGTAGAAAAATAGTTACAAAAAGCATCGGTGAAATATCCGATGCTTTTTCGTATATTGAAATGAGAGTTTCAGGGTGAGATAGGACATTTTGGTTGTGTCAATAATTTTTCGCGAATTCAGAAATACCTTCGGTAATATCAAATTAACCGATACTTTTCTGTTCTTGAACTCACTCCTTTTTCAATTCAAACAGGTGCTGCAAGTTAAGGTAATGTTTGTCTTTCCATTTTGATCCGGCAACATGATAAAGTCTGGCCTAAACGAATATTAGGAAACTTCACTTATATGGAAAAGGTACAGATTAGTCGTCTCATGATTGACCTGTTTAATGGATCGTTGGGTTAAGATAAAAGCCTGATAACAGATTAAAATGATTGTATCTGTTATCAGGCTTTTACATGATTAATTAATGAATGATAATTTGTGAAGCATTTTTTTCCGAATCATTGGATATAGTATCTTTCTTTAGGAGTCCGTTTTTCCCTTTTACTGCAGATTCTTTTTTAGACTTTTCTTCAGCAGTTTTCTTTTTTTGTTCCTCTTCAAATCTTCTGTATTTTTCTGCAGCAGTCAGATAAAGCGGATATTTGGGAGTGTTGGAGACAAGTGCATTAATTTCAAAAAAACGGTTCCAAGGGAAATCAGCAGAGATAGTTCGGGGATTTAAGTTTAACTTTTTCTTAGCAAAATCTTGCAGAGATGCAATCATTTCTTCTTTTACTTCCGGCGTAATTTTCCCCTTGGTATGTTTACTTTCCGCAAAGCGGATAATATCTTTTCGTACGTTGGCTTGATAGGCCCAGTTATCAATATATTGCTCTGTAAGCATGTTTTTATGATCCTGTGGTGTCATATATGGGGCGAGAATAGCCTGTGCAATTGCGTATCCGATAGTATTGCTTGCTGTATTCCAACCGTTATAGGAAGATACTTTATACAGTAGATTATTTTTTACTATGAGATTCATAAGAGTGTTGTCAGATCCATTAGCGAAATATACATCCACAATAGAAAGGCTGATACCTCGATCGATAGTGGATTTTATTTGTGTTATAAAGTCCGTAGTGCTTTGTTTCATCATTCCAAAGTTGCTGAATTGCCCGGATTCTCCTGTGGAAAGAAGCGGGGTATTAACCGCAAGCATGATGTCCGGTGACTGCTTTTGTGAGATGCTGCCGCCAACAGCATGAATATGCTCAGCAATGGTTTTTCCTATCGGTTGATTTTCATAAGACGGGATAGTATCTTCACCGCGTCCCAAGGGATAGAGAATACCAAAAGTTGGATGGAGTTTATTGCTTTCCACATGGTAGCGTGCGATAAGGAGCAGAGCGAGTTGATCGGCGCCGGGAAACGAGCCAAAAATATTATTTTTTAGCGTAGTGGTATCTTTCTCCTGATAACGTGCTTCCATGTTTGTCTGAGAATTTTTGCTGTTATCGTCATGACCTTCACAAAAATAAGCAAATACACCATTTTTTGCATCTTTTAAGAGCTGCTTATTAATTAAATTATTTTTTGTGCGTCTGCGGAACCAATCTTGAAGATATTCGGTAGGAACTGTCAATTTTAAGGAAAGTAATTCTGCCGTTTCTTCTGCAGTAATGGAATTGGTATCTTGTTTATCCTGTAAAGCCGCTATACGATAAATGTCTGTACCGTAATCACTGTAATAATAAGGCTCTACTCCGCCACTGGATGCATAAGGGGTTCGCATAATAGTGCCAAATGCATAAAGCGGAATATTTGGATGGGAAATATGTAAATTGCGTATTTTATTTTCTCTGTATTGAAGTGTTTTTAAATCTTCATTATGTTTGCGCGAATCAACCAATCCACCATAAATTAAGGTGTCAGTAGATAAAATGGCAACATCAGCCTGGTCAATATTCTGATCAATCCATGTCCAGATTCTTTCAGGGAGACCTTGATAACTTTTACCTGAAAGGAAAGCCTTCGGGGGAGTGAGAACTGTATATCCTGCTTTTTCTGCTGTAGAAACAGTATAGGCAAAACTGACCGGCCTATCATCTTGCGGTACAAACAGAATTGTTTTGGCAAATGCGGTATTTCCGCAAAATGACAGGGAAAGTACGGTAACAGCAGTAATTAGTTTATGATGAAACACGCTGAATCCTCCTATTTTAATGACGATCAATTTATTATAACATTAGTACTATGTATATGTAAAAAAATATATAAAATAAAAAAGAGCTACTCTCATAGAAAGAAACTCTTTATGGCGGAGCGGGTGGGATTCGAACCCACGGTACATTGCTGTACAACTGATTTCGAGTCAGCCTCGTTATGACCACTTCGATACCGCTCCATAATACAATTATCACATGGATAAATGACGTTTATCATCGAAAAATTCATCCATTAATTGTTGACATTCACTTTGGCAAACTCCGCGGATTACTGAAACCGCATGGTTAAAGGGATTTTGCACAATACGAAATTTGGAATCAATTCCTCCATACCACGGATTGGGTGCACCATAGATAATCGAGGAAAGATGAGCATTTACCGCTGCTCCGGCACACATTGGACATGGCTCTATGGTAACATAAAGGCTACATCCAGTCAAACGCCAGTTTCCTAATATCGCAGAAGCTTTTTTTATGGCAAGTATCTCTGCATGGGCAGTGGGATCGCTCCTGTTTTCACATTGATTGTGCGCAGCAGCAATCACAGAGTCATGCAAAACTATTATGGCACCGATAGGGATTTCTCTGGAAGTGAGAGCCTTTTTTGCTTCCTGCATCGCTAAGGACATATAATCATAGTGGTTCATCTGAGACCTCTTTGGAGAATATATTTGGAATATATTCAGTATACTATATGTGAGTTAAAGATTTACGGTAGAAAAAAATGTATGTACAGTATAAAATGAAAGAGAGTTAAAAGTTTGAATTCTTAGTTATGGAGGATTTTGAAATGGCAGAAGAAAAAAGAGTAAATCTAAAGGCGGCAAAATTCCAGAAATATTTGGATGATAATAAGCTTACTTTTTTCCGTCGAGATGCATCTAATGATGAAGCGGATACAATTGTGTTCCAATCTAATATTCAGGTGGAGGGACAGACACTGCCGGTTATAATTATTACTGACAGTACGATTTATACGATTATTCGTGTGCAGGTTGGTGCAGGACTTGTTAAAGAAGACAATCATGTTAAGTTTGGCGAATATCTGAATGGATTGAACAGAAGTTATAAAGTATTTAAGTATGTGGTTGCGGAGAATGGTGCTGTATTTCTAGATGCTTGTCTGCCAAGTACAAATGAAAGTTTTGATCCGGAAGTT from Dialister invisus DSM 15470 includes:
- the pheS gene encoding phenylalanine--tRNA ligase subunit alpha — translated: MKDELKRLKSDAEAQIRICIDEKELQDTKVAFLGKRGKLTSILRGMKDLSESERPVMGALANTIRETVEKQFTEKLEELKAKKLEEKIRSEIVDITLPARHQRSGHIHPLDKALREIMKSFIRMGYSVEEGPEIEEDFYNFECLNLPKDHPARDMQDSFYITPEILLRTHTSPVQVRTLRKHIPNSPIRMIAPGKVFRWDNDATHSPVFHQVEGLVVDKGIKFSDLKGTLEIFLKDLFGADTKIRFRASYFPFTEPSAEVDISFASRTHSESNDPDWLEILGCGMVHNMVLKLNGYDPNIVSGFAFGMGIERIAMLLYGIDDLRNFYENDIRFLEQF
- the pheT gene encoding phenylalanine--tRNA ligase subunit beta, giving the protein MNVSLKWLGTLVDIKGLDPEEMAETLTIDGIPVERVIYPGKGISGVVTGKILSVEKHPNADKLVICHVDVGRPDSIQIVTGANNVKEGLIVPVALDGAHVPAKHDAGTPGGLKYGDIKIKAGELRGVKSAGMMCSCSELGLDENLFPGVNKEGIMILPADTQVGVDFHTLYDLDDVIFEMELTANRADCFSMIGMALEVGAVFKRKVTLPFINVAESGMPIQGRAAVHISDARYCKRFCGRLMENIKMGRSPMWMENRLRSNGIRPINNIVDAANYVMLEIGQPLHTYDYDKVEGNELTCRFAGEKENLKTLDGVERILHHTDLVIADKAGNPVCIAGVMGGLDSEITDKTKSVFLEAAVFDSASVRRTSRRIGLRSEASGRYEKGINPARTEMAINRICQLLIEQGACTVAPGLLDEYPIKSEPQIINTTIDEINDYIGIKLSKNEMIDILESLHFSVAEDNGKIRVTVPDFRMDLYGMPDLAEEVARVYGYSNIPITTPWSAVTKGIMSPSQEVLFKVTDILVENGLSQVVNYSFMDKNDLKKLNFPEDSSVYNAISIMNPISDEYPDMRTSLLPGLMHTLQYNLSKKNDQVAIFEYGHIYEPKRFPLDELPKEYSLISGLMCGGPAENGYPNDQREYDFFDIKAVMENVLSALSIRDYKIRRTNYPVFHPGVSAEFVKNDVILARFGELHPAVLDKWNIKRIVYGFTISLPDIMIFAGAATNYKKIPKFPSAERDLAVLVPEQLSNENIENIIRQAGNKHLEKLYLFDLYQGKQVPAGFKSMAYRLSFRASDRTLTDAEVDNWIETIVISLGKVNVVLRT
- the speD gene encoding S-adenosylmethionine decarboxylase, translated to MSDYVGKHLLVDCYGCKKEILLSSAEILNTMSDSAVYLGLNVEDTYFHDGEEEITVSAYGPRSHICIHAYPDMGYVAIDIYSFDPELIPAKTMKAIRALLKPERIRATSVKRGDMSAITDMKPITESKTTALRKFRNTGNRINKAGKKVAHYIVQKREKRDGLGPE
- the rplU gene encoding 50S ribosomal protein L21, with protein sequence MYAIIKTGGKQYCVEEGKIITVEKLDVAAGDEVTFEEVLLISGDAVKIGQPTVAGAKVTAKVLAQGKEKKIRIFKYKAKSNYRRRQGHRQPFTKVQIEKIEG
- a CDS encoding ribosomal-processing cysteine protease Prp, with amino-acid sequence MITVTMYLSAGEFCKGFTIKGHADSYVGDSQYDLVCAAVSAVTLTCALGLRDILGKQGTYDSENGFMSVNIADKADEQSELLVKTMLQGLKMIQEKYPDTIKLINVKG
- the rpmA gene encoding 50S ribosomal protein L27 — its product is MLLFDLQLFAHKKGVSSTKNGRDSNAQRLGTKMHDGMIARPGNIIVRQRGTHIHPGLNVRLGKDDTLFAVAEGKIHFERLGRDRRQVSVYPVEK
- a CDS encoding DUF4127 family protein; protein product: MFHHKLITAVTVLSLSFCGNTAFAKTILFVPQDDRPVSFAYTVSTAEKAGYTVLTPPKAFLSGKSYQGLPERIWTWIDQNIDQADVAILSTDTLIYGGLVDSRKHNEDLKTLQYRENKIRNLHISHPNIPLYAFGTIMRTPYASSGGVEPYYYSDYGTDIYRIAALQDKQDTNSITAEETAELLSLKLTVPTEYLQDWFRRRTKNNLINKQLLKDAKNGVFAYFCEGHDDNSKNSQTNMEARYQEKDTTTLKNNIFGSFPGADQLALLLIARYHVESNKLHPTFGILYPLGRGEDTIPSYENQPIGKTIAEHIHAVGGSISQKQSPDIMLAVNTPLLSTGESGQFSNFGMMKQSTTDFITQIKSTIDRGISLSIVDVYFANGSDNTLMNLIVKNNLLYKVSSYNGWNTASNTIGYAIAQAILAPYMTPQDHKNMLTEQYIDNWAYQANVRKDIIRFAESKHTKGKITPEVKEEMIASLQDFAKKKLNLNPRTISADFPWNRFFEINALVSNTPKYPLYLTAAEKYRRFEEEQKKKTAEEKSKKESAVKGKNGLLKKDTISNDSEKNASQIIIH
- a CDS encoding nucleoside deaminase, producing the protein MNHYDYMSLAMQEAKKALTSREIPIGAIIVLHDSVIAAAHNQCENRSDPTAHAEILAIKKASAILGNWRLTGCSLYVTIEPCPMCAGAAVNAHLSSIIYGAPNPWYGGIDSKFRIVQNPFNHAVSVIRGVCQSECQQLMDEFFDDKRHLSM